A portion of the Clostridium gelidum genome contains these proteins:
- the yqfC gene encoding sporulation protein YqfC, whose translation MEEKFQNGKEKVLNKLDFPRDISLDLPKIIVVGNREITIENHKGIIFFETNVVKINSRIGAIIIEGKGFEILFIAETSITISGIFNGISYER comes from the coding sequence ATTTCAGAATGGAAAAGAAAAAGTACTTAATAAATTAGATTTTCCACGTGATATTTCACTGGATCTACCAAAGATTATAGTTGTAGGAAATAGAGAAATAACAATTGAAAATCATAAAGGCATTATATTTTTTGAAACTAATGTGGTTAAAATAAATTCTAGGATTGGCGCTATCATAATAGAAGGGAAAGGATTTGAGATACTTTTCATTGCAGAAACAAGCATTACCATAAGTGGAATTTTTAATGGTATTTCATATGAGAGGTAA